From Chryseobacterium salivictor, a single genomic window includes:
- a CDS encoding DUF2891 domain-containing protein translates to MKILFPIAVLFSFSVNAQHLPKFTDDIAMKLAEKPLKCINQEYPNKTAHIINNEKEATLTPAALHPSFYGCFDWHSSVHGHWMLVRLLKSKPDLANKKEIIEILEASFQPEKIKEEAAYFTKYEISANFERTYGWAWLLKLDEELMTWDHPQAKIWHQNLKPLTDEILRLWKNYLPKQTYPNRTGVHPNSAFAMAFALDWARTSSDRIFENQLMEKAKYFYLKDHKTPAYLEPDGSDFFSPSLEIADLMRRILPQKEFVKWFNGFYDKKSIANISEIPIISDINDFQTVHLVGLSFSRAWTMKGISKSLPENHPLKKQFATTSDKFLSNALPLLFQGNYGGDHWLASFAVYALSEE, encoded by the coding sequence ATGAAAATACTTTTTCCAATTGCAGTATTGTTCAGTTTCAGTGTGAACGCTCAACACCTGCCAAAATTCACAGATGATATTGCGATGAAACTGGCCGAAAAGCCATTGAAATGCATCAATCAGGAATATCCCAATAAAACGGCGCATATCATTAATAATGAAAAGGAAGCAACATTAACTCCAGCCGCCTTACACCCGAGTTTTTATGGTTGTTTTGATTGGCATTCGTCTGTTCATGGACATTGGATGTTGGTTCGCTTGCTAAAATCTAAACCGGATTTGGCCAATAAAAAAGAAATTATTGAAATTTTAGAAGCGTCTTTTCAACCGGAAAAAATTAAAGAAGAAGCCGCCTATTTCACAAAATACGAGATTTCTGCCAACTTTGAAAGGACTTATGGCTGGGCGTGGTTATTGAAATTAGACGAAGAACTCATGACCTGGGATCATCCGCAGGCAAAGATCTGGCATCAGAATTTAAAACCGTTGACCGACGAAATTCTTAGACTTTGGAAAAATTATCTGCCCAAACAAACGTACCCGAACCGAACCGGAGTTCATCCCAATTCTGCCTTTGCTATGGCGTTTGCACTTGATTGGGCAAGAACATCCAGCGACAGAATTTTCGAAAATCAATTGATGGAAAAAGCAAAATACTTTTATTTAAAAGACCATAAAACGCCGGCGTATCTTGAACCGGACGGAAGTGATTTCTTTTCACCAAGTCTTGAAATTGCAGATCTGATGCGGAGAATTCTTCCACAAAAAGAATTTGTAAAATGGTTCAATGGTTTCTATGATAAAAAAAGTATTGCCAATATTTCTGAAATCCCCATCATCAGTGATATTAATGATTTCCAAACCGTTCATTTGGTCGGACTCTCATTCTCCAGAGCCTGGACGATGAAAGGAATTTCGAAATCTTTACCCGAAAATCATCCGCTTAAAAAACAGTTTGCTACAACATCAGATAAGTTCTTATCCAACGCTTTGCCACTGCTTTTTCAGGGCAATTATGGCGGCGATCACTGGCTGGCAAGTTTTGCAGTGTACGCTTTGAGTGAAGAATAA
- a CDS encoding DUF4349 domain-containing protein: MKKIVASFILLCVLSSCSKQEFQQTTDSFKRADSLFTKANNGLKTLDSISKRINDSDGIAKKVLIPQIEKQTKRIDSTLKSGSWKMDSINKDISEITKNVKVGTDVAKTLDSANKALQNGENAISVLSKTADKILKRTQTQKATPPSNTESQNNTVIVPPIVDKNPLVKKAILEIQVNNISEAKSVLKQKFREGNADLVSENLSQKEGFEREYITAKVPLYNFDNLVANLSNELGEVKSKSTESEGTDYVSNQMCDIEITLVQKELIASNQTVANDPNRNPDSFGSKSSSAFMSGFKVLGDVMIAILPFWPVFIIAGLIFYFVRRNKKNKEIKSLENQGSNSVQKTETTTPLETAKNENKEDSDEPDYSKYLPKN, from the coding sequence ATGAAAAAAATAGTTGCCAGCTTCATTCTTTTGTGTGTCTTAAGTTCTTGCAGCAAACAGGAATTTCAGCAGACGACCGATTCATTTAAAAGAGCCGACAGTCTTTTTACAAAGGCCAACAACGGCTTAAAAACCCTGGACTCCATTTCGAAAAGAATTAATGATTCTGATGGAATTGCTAAAAAAGTTCTGATTCCACAAATTGAAAAACAGACCAAAAGAATAGACAGCACGCTGAAATCCGGCAGTTGGAAAATGGATTCTATCAACAAAGATATTTCCGAAATTACCAAAAATGTAAAAGTTGGAACCGACGTTGCGAAAACTTTAGATTCTGCAAATAAAGCGCTTCAAAATGGTGAAAACGCAATTTCAGTTTTAAGTAAAACGGCTGATAAAATTCTTAAAAGAACGCAAACCCAAAAAGCAACTCCTCCATCAAATACTGAAAGCCAAAATAATACAGTTATTGTTCCGCCGATTGTAGATAAAAACCCTTTAGTGAAAAAGGCAATTTTAGAGATTCAGGTAAATAATATTTCTGAGGCAAAATCAGTTTTAAAACAAAAATTCCGGGAAGGCAATGCTGATTTGGTTTCTGAAAATCTCAGTCAAAAAGAAGGTTTTGAAAGAGAATATATTACGGCAAAAGTGCCGCTGTATAATTTCGATAATTTGGTTGCTAACTTATCAAATGAACTTGGGGAAGTGAAATCGAAATCTACAGAAAGTGAAGGAACCGATTATGTGTCCAACCAGATGTGCGACATCGAAATCACTTTAGTTCAGAAAGAATTAATTGCATCAAATCAGACAGTTGCGAATGATCCTAATAGAAATCCCGACTCCTTTGGGTCAAAATCTTCTTCAGCATTTATGAGTGGTTTTAAAGTTCTTGGAGATGTGATGATTGCCATTCTACCCTTTTGGCCGGTCTTCATTATTGCAGGTTTAATTTTCTATTTTGTGAGACGAAATAAAAAAAATAAGGAAATAAAATCTTTAGAAAATCAAGGTAGCAATTCTGTTCAGAAAACAGAAACAACTACTCCATTGGAAACTGCGAAAAATGAAAATAAAGAAGATTCTGACGAACCGGATTATTCAAAATATTTACCGAAGAATTAA
- a CDS encoding CvfB family protein, with protein sequence MNIGKSQLLKIAEKNYSGLFLEDENGERAFLPKIFASEDAEVGDEMEVFVYQDDDKLKATTEKANAEVGEFAVMTCVQSLPAGAFMDWGIIKDLFVPYKQQRAKILEGKRYLVQVYVDDVLGLITGTTRYKKNPHYENLPFQRGEKVNLIIAGESELGWNVIINKEYVGLIYTSDVYKKLFPLSEEIGYIKTIREDGKIDVSLQPEGYENIDEFQKIILDKLELNYGLIYLSDKSTPEEIKDELQMSKKNFKKAIGGLYRDKKIEILEDKIRLITED encoded by the coding sequence ATGAACATCGGCAAATCTCAACTATTAAAAATCGCAGAAAAAAACTATTCCGGATTATTTCTGGAAGATGAAAACGGAGAAAGAGCTTTTCTGCCAAAAATTTTCGCCTCTGAAGATGCTGAAGTTGGTGATGAAATGGAAGTTTTCGTGTATCAGGATGATGACAAATTAAAAGCAACCACTGAAAAAGCCAATGCCGAAGTAGGAGAGTTTGCCGTGATGACCTGTGTACAAAGTTTACCAGCCGGCGCTTTTATGGATTGGGGAATTATCAAAGATTTATTTGTTCCGTATAAACAGCAGCGCGCAAAAATTCTGGAAGGTAAACGTTATTTGGTTCAGGTTTATGTCGATGATGTTTTAGGTTTAATTACCGGAACGACCAGATATAAAAAGAATCCACATTATGAAAATCTGCCTTTTCAAAGAGGTGAAAAAGTGAATCTGATTATTGCCGGAGAAAGTGAACTGGGCTGGAATGTGATTATTAATAAAGAATATGTCGGCTTGATTTATACGTCAGATGTTTATAAAAAATTGTTCCCTTTATCTGAAGAAATTGGTTATATAAAAACGATTCGCGAAGATGGGAAAATAGATGTTTCTCTGCAGCCGGAAGGTTATGAAAATATTGACGAATTCCAGAAAATTATCCTTGATAAACTGGAACTGAATTATGGTTTAATTTATCTGTCAGATAAATCTACACCGGAGGAAATTAAGGACGAATTGCAAATGAGCAAGAAGAATTTCAAAAAAGCCATCGGCGGTTTGTACCGCGATAAAAAAATTGAAATTTTGGAAGATAAAATTCGATTGATTACAGAGGACTAA
- a CDS encoding peptide chain release factor 3: MSDLLKEIGKRKTFGIIAHPDAGKTTLTEKLLLFGGAIQEAGAVKSNKIKKGATSDFMEIERQRGISVATSVLAFEYKGHKINILDTPGHKDFAEDTYRTLTAVDSVIVVIDVAKGVEEQTEKLVQVCRMRNIPMIVFINKLDREGKDAFDLLDEVEQKLGLTVVPLSLPIGMGGDFQGIYNIWEHNIQLFLEEKKQRVGEAVKFDDINDTKIDEAIGEKAAATLREELELIQEVYPEFNREDYMNGDLQPVFFGSALNNFGVRELLDAFIEIAPNPQPKESDTRIVRPEEKDFTGFIFKIHANMDPKHRDRLAFVKIVSGTFKRNENYLLVRENKKMKFSSPNAFFADKKEVVDESFPGDIVGLHDTGNFRIGDTLTGGEKMSFKGIPNFSPEHFRYINNDDPLKAKQLAKGIDQLMDEGVAQLFTLDMNNRKIIGTVGALQYEVIQYRLEHEYGAKCTYEPLSIHKACWIEADEKSEEFKEFARLKQRFMCRDKYGQRVFLADSSFTIHMTQEKFPNVKLHFISEFKQD; encoded by the coding sequence ATGTCAGATTTACTCAAAGAAATAGGGAAAAGAAAAACCTTCGGAATTATCGCTCACCCCGATGCCGGAAAAACGACACTTACAGAAAAGCTCTTGCTTTTTGGAGGTGCAATTCAGGAAGCCGGTGCGGTAAAATCGAATAAAATTAAGAAAGGAGCGACGTCCGATTTCATGGAGATCGAAAGACAGAGAGGGATTTCCGTGGCAACTTCCGTCTTGGCATTTGAATACAAAGGTCACAAAATCAATATTTTAGACACGCCAGGTCACAAGGATTTTGCAGAAGACACGTACCGAACTTTAACCGCGGTGGATTCTGTAATCGTCGTTATCGACGTTGCAAAAGGAGTTGAGGAACAAACCGAAAAATTGGTTCAGGTTTGTAGAATGCGGAATATTCCGATGATTGTTTTCATTAATAAACTGGACCGCGAAGGAAAAGATGCTTTCGATTTGTTGGATGAAGTCGAACAGAAATTAGGTTTAACCGTAGTTCCACTTTCTTTGCCGATTGGTATGGGAGGGGATTTTCAGGGGATTTATAATATTTGGGAACATAATATTCAGTTGTTTTTGGAAGAGAAAAAACAACGGGTTGGTGAAGCGGTTAAGTTTGATGACATCAATGATACAAAAATCGATGAGGCGATTGGCGAAAAAGCCGCGGCGACTTTAAGGGAAGAATTAGAACTGATTCAGGAAGTTTATCCCGAATTTAACCGTGAAGATTATATGAACGGTGATCTGCAGCCGGTTTTCTTCGGTTCTGCTTTGAATAATTTCGGAGTCCGGGAATTGCTGGATGCTTTTATCGAAATCGCACCAAATCCACAACCAAAAGAAAGTGATACCAGAATCGTGAGACCGGAGGAAAAAGATTTCACCGGATTTATCTTTAAGATTCACGCCAATATGGATCCGAAACACCGTGACCGATTGGCTTTCGTAAAAATCGTTTCAGGAACTTTTAAAAGAAATGAAAATTACCTTTTGGTAAGAGAAAATAAAAAAATGAAATTCTCATCTCCGAATGCATTTTTCGCAGATAAAAAAGAAGTGGTTGACGAAAGTTTCCCGGGAGACATCGTGGGACTTCACGATACCGGAAATTTCCGGATTGGTGATACTTTGACCGGTGGTGAAAAAATGAGTTTCAAAGGAATTCCGAACTTTTCACCGGAACATTTCAGATACATTAATAATGATGATCCGTTAAAAGCGAAACAATTGGCGAAAGGAATCGACCAGCTGATGGACGAAGGTGTGGCGCAACTGTTCACGCTGGACATGAATAACCGGAAAATTATCGGAACGGTTGGAGCGCTTCAGTATGAAGTTATTCAGTACCGTTTGGAACATGAATATGGTGCAAAATGTACCTACGAACCCCTTTCCATTCATAAAGCATGTTGGATTGAAGCCGATGAAAAATCGGAAGAATTCAAGGAATTTGCGCGTTTGAAACAGCGTTTTATGTGCAGGGATAAATACGGACAACGCGTGTTTTTAGCCGATTCTTCTTTTACGATTCACATGACGCAGGAGAAATTCCCGAACGTCAAACTGCATTTCATCAGTGAATTTAAGCAGGATTAA
- the acnA gene encoding aconitate hydratase AcnA: MEKDIFKVKKNLHTKEGNYTYYSLTELQNKGYDIEKLPFSIRILLENAIRNYDGFSVTEENIKTLLNWTPKGTDKDIPFKPARVLMQDFTGVPAVVDIAALRAEVARKGKNPEAINPLVPVDLVIDHSVQVDYFGTEESYSRNMEEEYKRNKERYQFLKWAQNSFDNFSVVPPGMGICHQINLEYFSKGVIERNGEIFPDTLVGTDSHTPMVNGIGVVAWGVGGIEAEAAILGQPLYFIMPEVIGLKLTGKLPLGSTATDLVLTIANLLRKFGVVGKFVEVFGSGLANLSVPDRATIGNMSPEFGCTITYFPIDDKTLEYMRKSNRSETQISLVENYCKTNMLWRENEDKINYTDVLELDLSTVEPTVAGPKRPQDKILLKDFKNKFIDLLHSSFNRTYISQENREIEKSITRFDNEGGDLPVPKAETKPLNDEIEAKETDGLQTVWITRGQEKFMLSDGAVTIAAITSCTNTSNPFVMIGAGLVARKAREHGINVKPWVKTSLAPGSKVVTDYLEKADLMKDLEALDFHLVGYGCTSCIGNSGPLAPKIAKAVDDYNLIVTSVLSGNRNFEARIHPQVKMNFLMSPMLVVAYAIAGRVDIDLTTEPISYDSNQEPVYLKDIWPTDDEINEILNRVLSPSDFAKNYDEIFEGNEIWRNLKVPTGKLYDWDKDSTYIKEIPFFHDISAQTEPLQDIQNARVLLVLGDSVTTDHISPAGAFSETSAAGKYLLGKGVEKENFNSYGSRRGNDEVMVRGTFANVRIKNKLAQKEGGFTPYLPTGEEMSVYEASVKYKEEQTPLLVLAGKEYGSGSSRDWAAKGTFLLGIKAVLAESYERIHRSNLVGLGVLPLQYKEGDTAENLGLTGTEIFSIIGIASDIKPLKEIEITAKTENGSEIKFMVIARLDSLIEIEYYRNGGILQYVLRQFLEK, from the coding sequence ATGGAAAAAGATATTTTTAAAGTAAAAAAAAACCTGCACACCAAAGAAGGGAATTACACTTACTACAGTCTCACCGAGTTGCAAAATAAAGGATATGATATCGAAAAATTACCTTTTTCAATTCGGATTCTTTTAGAAAATGCGATCCGCAATTACGATGGCTTTTCGGTCACCGAAGAAAATATTAAAACTTTATTAAACTGGACGCCTAAAGGAACAGACAAAGATATTCCGTTTAAACCGGCGCGCGTTTTAATGCAGGATTTTACCGGAGTTCCTGCCGTGGTAGATATTGCAGCGCTTCGGGCTGAAGTGGCACGGAAAGGTAAAAATCCGGAAGCCATCAATCCACTTGTTCCTGTCGATTTGGTCATCGATCATTCGGTACAGGTCGATTATTTCGGAACCGAAGAATCCTATTCGCGTAATATGGAGGAAGAATACAAGCGCAATAAAGAACGCTATCAGTTTCTAAAATGGGCCCAGAATTCTTTTGACAACTTTAGTGTTGTTCCGCCGGGAATGGGAATTTGCCACCAAATTAATCTGGAGTATTTCTCGAAAGGAGTCATCGAAAGAAACGGAGAAATTTTCCCCGATACTTTGGTCGGAACCGACAGTCACACGCCCATGGTGAACGGTATTGGTGTCGTCGCCTGGGGCGTTGGCGGAATCGAAGCTGAAGCAGCCATTCTTGGGCAGCCACTTTATTTTATTATGCCCGAAGTCATTGGTTTGAAATTAACAGGAAAACTTCCTTTAGGTTCCACAGCAACAGATTTGGTCTTAACGATCGCCAATCTGCTTCGGAAATTTGGAGTTGTTGGCAAGTTTGTAGAAGTTTTCGGTTCCGGTCTGGCTAATCTTTCTGTTCCGGACAGAGCCACGATCGGAAATATGTCTCCCGAATTTGGATGTACTATTACCTATTTTCCGATTGATGATAAAACACTGGAGTATATGCGCAAAAGCAACCGCTCCGAAACACAGATTTCATTGGTAGAAAATTATTGCAAAACCAATATGCTGTGGCGGGAAAATGAAGATAAAATAAACTATACCGATGTCTTAGAACTTGATCTTTCTACTGTTGAACCTACCGTCGCAGGACCAAAAAGACCACAGGATAAAATTCTTTTAAAAGACTTTAAAAATAAGTTTATTGATCTGCTCCACAGTTCTTTTAACCGAACATATATTTCCCAGGAAAACCGTGAGATCGAAAAATCCATTACACGGTTTGACAACGAAGGTGGTGACCTGCCAGTTCCCAAAGCGGAAACCAAACCATTAAATGATGAAATAGAAGCAAAAGAAACGGATGGACTTCAAACCGTCTGGATCACGCGCGGTCAGGAAAAATTCATGCTTTCTGACGGTGCTGTTACGATAGCCGCCATTACTTCATGTACCAATACTTCCAATCCTTTTGTAATGATAGGTGCCGGATTAGTCGCCCGAAAAGCAAGAGAACACGGCATTAACGTAAAACCCTGGGTAAAAACTTCGCTGGCTCCAGGCTCAAAAGTAGTGACCGATTATCTTGAAAAAGCAGATTTAATGAAAGATTTGGAAGCGCTTGATTTTCATTTGGTTGGATATGGCTGCACTTCATGCATTGGTAATTCAGGACCGCTGGCTCCCAAGATTGCAAAAGCGGTCGACGATTACAACTTGATAGTGACTTCTGTACTTTCAGGCAACAGAAATTTTGAAGCGAGGATTCATCCGCAGGTGAAAATGAATTTCCTGATGTCGCCGATGTTGGTGGTCGCTTATGCAATTGCCGGCCGTGTAGACATCGATTTAACAACCGAACCTATAAGTTATGATTCGAATCAGGAGCCTGTTTATCTCAAAGATATCTGGCCAACCGATGATGAAATAAATGAAATTTTAAACCGCGTACTTTCGCCGTCTGATTTTGCAAAAAACTATGATGAGATTTTCGAAGGCAATGAAATCTGGCGAAACCTAAAGGTTCCCACCGGGAAACTTTATGATTGGGATAAAGATTCCACTTACATTAAAGAAATTCCGTTTTTTCACGATATTTCAGCACAGACAGAACCTTTGCAAGATATTCAAAATGCCAGAGTCCTTTTGGTATTGGGCGACAGTGTAACTACGGATCATATTTCACCGGCCGGTGCATTCAGTGAGACTTCTGCGGCAGGCAAATACCTGTTGGGCAAAGGTGTAGAAAAAGAAAACTTCAATTCATACGGATCCCGCCGTGGAAATGATGAAGTGATGGTACGCGGTACTTTTGCCAATGTCAGGATCAAAAATAAATTAGCACAGAAGGAAGGTGGTTTCACCCCGTACTTACCCACTGGCGAAGAAATGTCGGTTTATGAAGCTTCCGTTAAATACAAAGAAGAGCAAACTCCTTTATTGGTTTTGGCAGGAAAAGAATACGGCAGCGGATCCTCACGGGACTGGGCCGCGAAAGGCACTTTTCTGTTAGGCATAAAAGCGGTATTGGCAGAAAGTTATGAGCGCATTCACAGAAGTAATTTAGTAGGATTGGGCGTATTACCATTACAATATAAAGAAGGTGATACCGCTGAAAACCTAGGACTTACAGGAACGGAAATCTTTTCTATCATAGGAATTGCGAGTGACATTAAACCTTTAAAAGAAATTGAAATAACAGCTAAAACAGAAAATGGCAGCGAAATTAAATTCATGGTCATCGCCCGTTTGGATTCCCTTATCGAGATTGAATATTACCGGAATGGCGGAATTTTACAATATGTCTTGAGGCAGTTTTTAGAAAAATAA
- a CDS encoding AMP-dependent synthetase/ligase has translation MLIKRTFDFAHNALEKYSREDMFVTKYNGKWEKTSTREFIALGNKVSRGLLKLGIKPGDKIALITTATRTEWAVMDLGISQIGAVSVPVYPSISPDDYNFIFNNADVKYCFVSDIDLYEKVMKIRDNVPTLQGVFSFDEINGAPNWREITDLGSDEATQSEVEDISKSINTEDLATIIYTSGTTGKPKGVMLSHLNIVSNVLGSNPRIPRVKGLEFSDIKILSFLPICHIFERMLFYLYQYNGYAIYFAESIEKMGDNIKEVQPHIMSVVPRLIEKVYDKIYDKGTSAGGLKSQIFLWALGVNKAKEKIGKPSGLKEIIADKLVFSKWREGLGGNIITLVSGSAALSARLNKMFQNAGIPILEGYGLTETSPVISVNSFGKIKVGTVGHPLDNVQVKIQEDGEITVKGPSVFKGYFKNEEMTKEAFTDEGFFKTGDIGHIDEEGYLHITDRKKEMFKTSGGKYIAPQVIENLAKASKFIEQIMVVGDGEKMPCAFVQPDFNFIKNWAERKGLNIGTTPAEMVKSPELIARIGKEITYLNTKLGNWEQIKKFELTPEVWSIELGLLTPTLKLKRKAIKERYLKLYNKMYGHQE, from the coding sequence ATGTTAATAAAAAGAACTTTTGATTTCGCGCACAATGCATTGGAAAAGTATTCAAGAGAAGATATGTTCGTTACCAAATATAATGGTAAATGGGAAAAAACATCGACTAGGGAATTTATTGCTTTAGGGAATAAAGTTTCACGGGGCTTACTGAAACTGGGAATTAAACCCGGCGATAAAATAGCCCTTATTACCACGGCGACCAGAACGGAATGGGCGGTAATGGATTTAGGAATCTCTCAAATTGGAGCCGTATCTGTGCCTGTTTATCCCAGTATTTCTCCGGATGATTATAATTTCATCTTTAATAATGCGGATGTAAAATACTGTTTTGTATCGGATATCGACTTGTATGAGAAAGTGATGAAAATTAGAGACAATGTACCTACTTTGCAGGGAGTTTTTAGTTTTGATGAAATCAATGGTGCCCCAAACTGGCGGGAAATTACCGATCTGGGAAGCGATGAAGCCACACAAAGTGAAGTGGAAGACATTTCTAAATCGATTAATACCGAAGATTTGGCAACGATTATTTACACTTCTGGAACCACCGGAAAACCCAAAGGCGTAATGCTTTCTCACCTTAATATTGTATCGAATGTACTGGGCTCTAATCCGAGAATCCCAAGAGTGAAAGGACTGGAATTCAGTGATATAAAAATTCTGAGTTTCCTTCCTATCTGTCACATTTTCGAACGGATGCTTTTTTATCTGTATCAATATAATGGCTATGCAATTTATTTCGCAGAAAGCATTGAGAAAATGGGCGATAACATCAAGGAAGTTCAACCGCACATTATGTCGGTAGTCCCAAGATTGATTGAAAAAGTGTATGATAAAATTTATGATAAAGGAACCAGTGCCGGCGGCCTAAAATCTCAAATATTCCTTTGGGCATTAGGCGTAAACAAAGCGAAAGAAAAAATAGGAAAACCCTCCGGATTAAAGGAAATCATCGCTGACAAACTGGTCTTTTCTAAATGGAGAGAAGGTTTGGGTGGCAACATCATCACGCTTGTTTCCGGATCTGCAGCTTTATCGGCAAGACTGAATAAGATGTTTCAAAATGCCGGAATTCCCATTTTGGAAGGTTATGGTTTAACGGAAACTTCGCCGGTGATTTCGGTGAACAGTTTCGGGAAAATTAAAGTGGGAACCGTGGGTCATCCGCTCGACAATGTGCAGGTAAAAATTCAGGAAGATGGGGAGATTACCGTAAAAGGCCCGTCTGTTTTTAAAGGTTATTTTAAAAATGAGGAAATGACCAAAGAAGCATTTACCGATGAAGGTTTCTTTAAAACAGGAGATATCGGTCATATTGATGAAGAAGGTTATCTGCATATAACCGACCGTAAAAAAGAAATGTTTAAAACTTCGGGCGGGAAATACATTGCCCCGCAGGTGATTGAAAATTTAGCGAAAGCATCGAAATTCATTGAGCAAATAATGGTCGTTGGTGACGGTGAAAAAATGCCGTGTGCTTTTGTTCAGCCAGACTTTAACTTCATTAAAAACTGGGCAGAAAGAAAAGGACTCAATATTGGAACGACTCCTGCAGAAATGGTAAAAAGTCCTGAGTTAATTGCCAGAATAGGAAAAGAAATCACTTATCTGAACACCAAATTAGGAAATTGGGAACAGATTAAAAAATTCGAGCTCACCCCGGAAGTATGGTCTATCGAATTAGGACTGCTCACTCCTACTCTCAAACTGAAAAGAAAAGCAATCAAAGAAAGATATCTCAAACTGTATAACAAAATGTACGGACATCAGGAATAA
- a CDS encoding acyl-CoA dehydrogenase, with product MNFNLSEEQLMIQQAARDFAQTELLPGVIERDNAQKFPHEQVKKMGELGLLGMMVDPKYGGAGMDSVSYVLAMEEIAKVDASAAVVMSVNNSLVCAGLEKYCNEEQKMKYLKPLASGEVIGAFALSEPEAGSDATSQQTTAVDKGDHYILNGTKNWITNGGTATYYIVIAQTDPEKKHKGINAFIVEKGWPGFEIGPKEDKLGIRGSDTHSLLFTDVKVPKENRIGEDGFGFNFAMAVLNGGRIGIASQALGIASGAYELALKYAKTRKAFKTEIINHQAIAFKLADMATSITAARMLCFKAAVEKDEGKDISEIGAMAKLYSSQVAMDTTIEAVQIHGGYGYVKEYHVERMMRDAKITQIYEGTSEIQRIVISRSIAKNS from the coding sequence ATGAATTTTAATTTATCTGAAGAACAGTTGATGATTCAGCAGGCGGCAAGAGATTTTGCACAAACTGAGCTTTTACCAGGAGTTATAGAAAGAGACAACGCACAGAAGTTTCCGCACGAACAGGTAAAGAAAATGGGAGAATTGGGATTACTTGGAATGATGGTGGATCCTAAATACGGCGGTGCAGGAATGGACAGCGTTTCCTATGTTCTGGCTATGGAAGAAATCGCAAAAGTAGATGCATCTGCAGCGGTAGTAATGTCCGTTAACAATTCATTGGTGTGCGCAGGATTAGAAAAATATTGCAACGAAGAGCAGAAAATGAAATACCTGAAACCGCTTGCAAGTGGTGAAGTGATCGGAGCTTTTGCCCTGTCTGAGCCAGAAGCGGGTTCAGATGCAACTTCTCAGCAAACAACTGCGGTCGACAAAGGTGATCATTATATCCTGAACGGTACTAAAAACTGGATTACCAACGGTGGTACAGCAACGTATTATATCGTTATTGCACAAACCGATCCTGAAAAAAAACACAAAGGAATCAACGCTTTTATCGTAGAAAAAGGATGGCCAGGTTTTGAAATCGGACCGAAAGAAGATAAGTTGGGAATCCGCGGAAGTGATACCCATTCTTTATTATTTACAGATGTGAAAGTACCGAAAGAAAACAGAATCGGTGAAGACGGTTTCGGATTCAATTTCGCAATGGCAGTATTAAATGGTGGTAGAATCGGGATCGCTTCTCAAGCTTTAGGAATCGCTTCTGGCGCTTATGAACTGGCTTTGAAATATGCCAAAACCAGAAAAGCATTTAAAACTGAAATTATCAATCACCAGGCGATTGCCTTTAAATTAGCCGACATGGCAACGTCGATTACGGCAGCCAGAATGTTGTGTTTCAAAGCTGCTGTAGAAAAAGATGAAGGAAAAGATATTTCTGAAATCGGTGCAATGGCAAAATTATATTCGTCACAGGTTGCGATGGATACTACTATCGAAGCAGTTCAAATCCATGGTGGTTATGGTTATGTGAAAGAATATCACGTAGAAAGAATGATGCGCGATGCGAAAATTACCCAAATTTATGAGGGAACTTCTGAGATTCAAAGAATTGTAATTTCCAGAAGCATCGCTAAAAACAGTTAA